A window of Xylophilus sp. GW821-FHT01B05 contains these coding sequences:
- a CDS encoding dihydroorotase — protein MKILIQNGRVIDPATGFDKKADVAIAAGRLLAIDNIAPDFTPNRVIDASGCIVMPGLVDLAVRLREPGYEHERMLESEMAAAVAGGVTSLVCPPDTDPVLDEPGLVEMLKFRAEKLHQARLFPLGALTRSLAGGVLTEMAELTEAGCVGFSQAEVALESTQVLQRALQYAATFGYTVWLRPQELHLGKGVAASGPLATRLGLSGVPVAAETIALHTIFELQKATGARVHLCRLSSAAGIALVRQAKAEGLKVSCDVSINSLHLTDADIGFFDSRARLNPPLRQQRDRDAIRAALADGTIDALVSDHTPVDEDAKVLPFAEAEPGATGLELLLSLAVKWGEEGAGLPRALAAITHAPATVLGASLGTLQASLGRLAPGGVADLCIFDPAARWTVTPEALRSQGKHTPFSGYELPAQVRWTLVGGVVAFEYQSA, from the coding sequence ATGAAGATCCTGATCCAGAACGGCCGCGTCATCGACCCGGCCACCGGTTTTGATAAAAAAGCCGACGTAGCCATTGCTGCTGGCCGGCTTCTAGCTATCGATAACATAGCGCCTGATTTCACGCCCAACCGCGTCATAGACGCCAGCGGCTGCATCGTCATGCCCGGCCTGGTGGATTTGGCCGTGCGCCTGCGCGAGCCCGGCTACGAGCACGAGCGCATGCTTGAGTCCGAGATGGCCGCGGCCGTGGCCGGCGGCGTCACCAGCCTGGTCTGCCCGCCCGACACCGACCCGGTGCTGGACGAGCCCGGCCTGGTGGAGATGCTCAAGTTCCGGGCCGAGAAGCTGCACCAGGCGCGCCTGTTCCCGCTGGGCGCGCTCACGCGCAGCCTGGCCGGCGGCGTGCTGACCGAAATGGCCGAGCTGACCGAGGCCGGCTGCGTCGGCTTCAGCCAGGCCGAGGTGGCGCTGGAAAGCACCCAGGTGCTGCAGCGCGCGCTGCAATACGCCGCCACCTTTGGCTACACCGTCTGGCTGCGCCCGCAAGAGCTGCACCTGGGCAAGGGCGTGGCCGCCAGCGGCCCGCTGGCCACGCGCCTGGGCCTCTCAGGCGTGCCGGTGGCGGCCGAGACCATTGCGCTGCACACCATCTTCGAGCTGCAAAAGGCCACCGGCGCGCGCGTGCACCTGTGCCGCCTCAGCAGCGCCGCCGGCATTGCCCTGGTGCGCCAGGCCAAGGCCGAGGGGCTCAAGGTGAGCTGCGACGTCAGCATCAACTCGCTGCACCTGACTGATGCCGACATCGGCTTCTTCGACAGCCGCGCGCGCCTGAACCCGCCGCTGCGCCAGCAGCGCGACCGCGACGCCATCCGCGCCGCACTGGCCGACGGCACCATCGACGCGCTGGTGTCAGACCACACGCCGGTGGACGAAGACGCCAAGGTCTTGCCCTTCGCCGAGGCCGAGCCCGGCGCCACCGGCCTGGAGCTGCTGCTGAGCCTGGCCGTGAAGTGGGGCGAGGAGGGCGCTGGCCTGCCGCGCGCGCTGGCCGCCATCACCCACGCGCCGGCCACGGTGCTGGGTGCATCACTCGGTACGCTGCAAGCCAGCCTGGGCCGCCTGGCGCCGGGCGGCGTGGCTGATCTGTGCATCTTCGACCCGGCCGCGCGCTGGACGGTCACGCCCGAGGCGCTGCGCAGCCAGGGCAAGCACACGCCTTTCTCCGGCTACGAGCTGCCCGCGCAGGTGCGCTGGACGCTGGTGGGTGGCGTGGTGGCATTCGAGTACCAGAGCGCCTGA
- the pyrR gene encoding bifunctional pyr operon transcriptional regulator/uracil phosphoribosyltransferase PyrR, which produces MTISDASSSIAAKSLVLDAEALYRELLRGMRQMLTMQTRLVGIASGGVWLAARLQQDLGLADAPGTISSVMHRDDFAQRGLAAGAQTTLPFDVNGADVVLLDDVLYTGRTIRAVLNELFDYGRPASVKLAVLVDRGGRELPVQADFAAARVALPDTQQLALVQDAAGRFSFHVENA; this is translated from the coding sequence ATGACGATTTCTGACGCTTCCTCTTCCATCGCCGCCAAGAGCCTGGTGCTCGACGCCGAAGCGCTGTACCGTGAGCTGCTGCGCGGCATGCGGCAGATGCTCACCATGCAGACGCGCCTGGTCGGCATCGCCTCCGGCGGTGTCTGGCTGGCCGCGCGTCTGCAGCAGGACCTGGGCCTGGCCGATGCGCCCGGCACCATCTCTTCGGTCATGCACCGCGACGACTTTGCCCAGCGCGGCCTGGCCGCCGGTGCGCAGACCACGCTGCCTTTTGATGTGAACGGCGCCGACGTGGTGCTGCTGGACGACGTGCTCTACACCGGCCGCACCATCCGCGCCGTGCTGAACGAGCTGTTCGACTACGGCCGCCCGGCCAGCGTCAAGCTGGCGGTGCTGGTAGACCGTGGCGGGCGCGAGCTGCCGGTGCAGGCCGACTTTGCCGCGGCGCGCGTGGCGCTGCCCGACACGCAGCAGTTGGCACTGGTGCAGGATGCGGCCGGCCGCTTCAGCTTCCATGTAGAAAACGCCTGA
- a CDS encoding HAD-IIB family hydrolase → MQALSTWPLAARRGILGVLTDIDDTLTTDGAITPDALAALGALKQAGLHVVPITGRPVGWSETFAATWPVDAVVAENGAVALLPLHEKGLQPNQHLGLALSKIYQQDFATRSANFARMQAVAQRVLREIPGTTLATDSPGRETDIAIDHSEFVQLPPEAIARVVALLQSEGMNATVSSIHINGWYGEHDKLSGARWIVRTLWQRDLDAEIDRWVYVGDSTNDQKMFERFPHSVGVANIARFVPALEHLPRYLAAGARGAGFTEVAEALLAAR, encoded by the coding sequence TTGCAGGCCCTGTCCACCTGGCCCCTAGCCGCCCGCCGCGGCATCCTGGGCGTGTTGACCGACATCGACGACACCCTGACCACCGACGGCGCGATCACGCCGGATGCCTTGGCGGCGCTGGGCGCGCTCAAGCAGGCCGGGCTGCATGTGGTACCGATCACCGGCCGGCCGGTGGGCTGGAGCGAGACCTTTGCCGCGACCTGGCCGGTCGATGCAGTGGTGGCGGAGAACGGCGCCGTGGCGCTGCTGCCTTTGCATGAAAAAGGCCTGCAGCCCAATCAGCACCTGGGGTTAGCGCTATCAAAAATATACCAGCAGGACTTCGCCACGCGCAGCGCCAACTTCGCCCGCATGCAGGCGGTGGCGCAGCGCGTGCTGCGCGAGATTCCCGGCACCACGCTGGCCACGGATTCGCCCGGGCGCGAGACGGATATCGCCATCGACCACAGCGAATTTGTGCAGTTGCCGCCCGAGGCCATTGCGCGCGTGGTGGCGCTGCTGCAGAGCGAGGGCATGAACGCCACGGTGAGCAGCATCCACATCAACGGCTGGTATGGCGAGCACGACAAGCTGTCAGGCGCGCGCTGGATCGTGCGCACGCTCTGGCAGCGCGACCTGGATGCCGAAATCGATCGCTGGGTGTATGTGGGCGACTCGACCAATGACCAGAAGATGTTCGAGCGCTTTCCGCACAGCGTAGGCGTGGCCAATATCGCGCGCTTTGTGCCGGCGCTAGAGCACCTTCCGCGCTACCTGGCGGCGGGCGCGCGCGGTGCCGGTTTTACCGAGGTAGCGGAGGCGCTGCTGGCGGCACGCTAG
- a CDS encoding aspartate carbamoyltransferase catalytic subunit → MLYKRNPQLNKHGELVHLLSIEGLPKDIVTHILDTAANFASVNDREVKKVPLLRGKSVFNLFFENSTRTRTTFEIAAKRLSADVINLDIARSSATKGESLLDTIANLSAMAADLFVVRHSESGAPYLIAQHVAPHVHVINAGDGRHAHPTQGLLDMYTIRHYKKDFSNLTVAIVGDVLHSRVARSDIHGLTTLGCAEVRVVGPKTLVPSDMAQMGVRVFHTLEEGIKDCDVVIMLRLQNERMSGALLPSSQEYFKSFGLTPEKLRLAKPDAIVMHPGPINRGVEIDSAVVDGKQSVILPQVTFGIAVRMAAMSIVAGNEA, encoded by the coding sequence ATGCTCTACAAACGCAACCCCCAACTCAACAAGCACGGCGAGCTGGTCCACCTGCTGTCCATCGAAGGACTGCCCAAGGACATCGTCACCCACATCCTCGACACCGCCGCCAACTTCGCCAGCGTGAACGACCGTGAGGTGAAGAAGGTGCCGCTGCTGCGCGGCAAGAGCGTGTTCAACCTGTTCTTCGAGAACAGCACGCGCACCCGCACCACCTTCGAGATCGCGGCCAAGCGGCTGTCGGCCGACGTCATCAATCTGGACATCGCGCGCAGCTCGGCCACCAAGGGCGAGTCGCTGCTGGACACCATCGCCAACCTGAGCGCCATGGCGGCCGACCTGTTCGTGGTGCGGCACAGCGAAAGTGGCGCGCCCTACCTGATCGCCCAGCACGTGGCGCCGCATGTGCACGTGATCAATGCAGGCGACGGCCGGCATGCGCACCCCACGCAGGGGCTGCTCGACATGTACACCATCCGCCACTACAAGAAGGATTTCAGCAACCTCACGGTGGCCATCGTGGGCGACGTGCTGCATTCGCGCGTGGCGCGCTCCGACATCCACGGCCTCACCACGCTCGGCTGCGCCGAGGTGCGCGTGGTCGGCCCCAAGACCCTGGTGCCCAGCGACATGGCGCAGATGGGCGTGCGTGTCTTCCACACGCTGGAAGAGGGCATCAAGGACTGCGACGTGGTCATCATGCTGCGCCTGCAGAACGAGCGCATGAGCGGCGCGCTGCTGCCGTCCTCGCAGGAGTATTTCAAGAGCTTTGGCCTCACGCCCGAGAAGCTGCGCCTGGCCAAGCCCGACGCCATCGTCATGCATCCGGGGCCGATCAACCGTGGCGTCGAGATCGACTCCGCCGTGGTCGACGGCAAGCAGAGCGTGATCCTGCCGCAGGTGACCTTTGGCATCGCGGTGCGCATGGCCGCAATGAGCATCGTTGCAGGAAACGAAGCATGA
- a CDS encoding lysophospholipid acyltransferase family protein translates to MRPLRHLIAATRLLRAIGHCLRGMWVIRWHLPHMTPPQREARIERWARDMLALFNVTLQVEGERQATGPLLLVANHVSWLDILVMQATRQCRFVSKAELRHWPLIGNVATGVGTLYIERASRRDALRVVHHMADSLRAGDVLAVFPEGTTSDGEVLLPFHANLLQAAISADAPAQPLGIRFVDTATGQRSRAAVYAGADTLLGSLWRTLTANPITAVVRLGRPQRAEGQDRRNWAETLHAEVDALR, encoded by the coding sequence ATGCGTCCGCTGCGCCATCTCATTGCCGCCACGCGCCTGCTGCGTGCCATTGGCCACTGCCTGCGGGGCATGTGGGTGATCCGCTGGCACCTGCCGCACATGACGCCGCCGCAGCGCGAGGCGCGCATCGAGCGCTGGGCGCGCGACATGCTGGCGCTGTTCAATGTCACGCTGCAGGTCGAGGGCGAGCGCCAGGCCACTGGGCCGCTGCTGCTGGTGGCCAACCATGTGTCCTGGCTCGACATATTGGTGATGCAGGCCACGCGCCAGTGCCGCTTCGTGTCCAAGGCCGAACTGCGGCACTGGCCGCTGATCGGCAACGTAGCCACCGGCGTCGGCACGCTCTACATCGAGCGCGCCTCGCGCCGCGACGCGCTGCGCGTGGTGCACCACATGGCCGACAGCCTGCGCGCGGGCGATGTGCTGGCGGTGTTCCCCGAAGGCACGACGAGCGACGGCGAGGTGCTGCTGCCCTTTCATGCCAACCTGCTGCAGGCAGCGATCTCGGCCGACGCGCCGGCGCAGCCGCTGGGCATCCGCTTTGTCGACACGGCCACTGGCCAGCGCTCGCGGGCGGCGGTCTATGCCGGGGCCGACACTTTGCTGGGCTCGCTCTGGCGCACGCTCACCGCCAACCCGATCACCGCCGTGGTGCGGCTGGGCAGGCCGCAGCGCGCCGAGGGGCAGGACCGGCGCAACTGGGCCGAGACGCTGCATGCCGAGGTGGACGCCCTGCGCTGA
- a CDS encoding deoxyribodipyrimidine photo-lyase → MQRPAPPKFDAGLMWFRRDLRCDDNAALYHALRHCRRVYCVFVFDTAILDALPRADRRVEFIHAAVLELDQDLRRLAGQPAAGLIVRHADAQQDIALLAKSLGVQAVFANRDDEPAAQRRDAQVLGALANAGIVLQLHKDQNLFERDELLTQAGTPFSVFSAYKNAWLQKLDDFYLKPYPVAKYAQALAPRPEAHAQPMPTLAALGFEATNLSQLQIPTGASGAEALFDDFFARIDDYHRTRDFPGTKGPSYLGVHLRFGTVSVRRLATTAHRLALGGSQGAATWVGELIWRDFFFQVLYHHPHVVGHAFRPEYDAIKWEHGKQADALFAAWCAGRTGYPLVDAAMLQLSLSGYMHNRLRMVAASFLVKDLGLDWRRGEAFFALHLNDFELASNNGNWQWAASTGCDAQPWFRIFNPVTQSQKFDAEGHFIRRYLPQLAKLPNDLIHTPWRASPVELAAAGLELGRDYPLPLVDHALAREKTLERYAAAQKAAR, encoded by the coding sequence ATGCAACGCCCCGCACCTCCAAAGTTCGACGCCGGCCTGATGTGGTTCCGGCGCGACCTGCGCTGCGATGACAACGCCGCGCTCTACCACGCACTGCGCCACTGCCGCCGTGTGTACTGCGTGTTCGTCTTCGACACCGCCATCCTGGACGCGCTGCCGCGCGCCGACCGGCGCGTGGAATTCATCCACGCCGCCGTGCTGGAGCTGGACCAGGACCTGCGCCGCCTGGCCGGCCAGCCCGCCGCCGGCCTGATCGTGCGCCATGCCGACGCGCAGCAGGACATCGCCCTGCTGGCCAAGTCGCTGGGCGTGCAGGCGGTGTTCGCCAACCGCGACGACGAGCCCGCGGCGCAGCGGCGCGACGCCCAGGTGCTGGGCGCGCTGGCCAATGCCGGCATCGTGCTGCAGTTGCACAAGGACCAGAACCTGTTCGAGCGCGACGAGCTGCTGACCCAGGCCGGCACGCCCTTCAGCGTGTTCAGCGCCTACAAGAATGCCTGGCTGCAGAAGCTCGACGACTTCTATCTAAAGCCCTACCCCGTCGCCAAATACGCGCAGGCCTTGGCCCCGCGGCCCGAGGCGCATGCCCAGCCCATGCCCACGCTGGCTGCCCTGGGCTTTGAGGCGACCAATCTGTCGCAACTGCAGATCCCCACTGGCGCCAGCGGCGCCGAGGCGCTGTTCGACGACTTCTTTGCGCGCATTGACGACTACCACCGCACGCGCGATTTCCCCGGCACCAAGGGGCCGAGCTACCTGGGCGTGCACCTGCGCTTTGGCACGGTGTCGGTGCGGCGCCTGGCCACCACCGCGCACCGGCTGGCACTGGGCGGCAGCCAGGGCGCCGCCACCTGGGTGGGCGAGCTGATCTGGCGCGATTTCTTCTTCCAGGTGCTCTACCACCACCCGCACGTGGTCGGCCACGCCTTCCGCCCCGAGTACGACGCCATCAAGTGGGAGCACGGCAAGCAGGCCGACGCCTTGTTCGCGGCCTGGTGCGCGGGCCGCACCGGCTACCCGCTGGTGGACGCGGCCATGTTGCAGCTCAGCCTCAGCGGCTACATGCACAACCGCCTGCGCATGGTGGCGGCCAGCTTCCTGGTGAAAGACTTGGGGTTGGACTGGCGTCGCGGCGAGGCCTTCTTTGCGCTGCACCTGAACGATTTCGAGCTGGCCTCCAACAACGGCAACTGGCAATGGGCAGCATCCACCGGCTGCGACGCGCAGCCCTGGTTCCGCATCTTCAACCCGGTCACCCAGAGCCAGAAGTTCGACGCCGAAGGCCACTTCATCCGCCGCTACCTGCCCCAGCTCGCCAAATTGCCGAACGACTTGATCCACACGCCCTGGCGCGCCTCACCGGTAGAACTGGCCGCCGCCGGGCTGGAGCTGGGCCGCGACTATCCGCTGCCGCTGGTCGACCACGCGCTGGCGCGCGAGAAAACATTGGAGCGCTACGCAGCGGCGCAGAAGGCCGCGCGCTAG
- a CDS encoding Yip1 family protein: MTLIHRIQKLLLQPRMAWRRIEEESVSASRLWRQLLLLALIPAASVGIGMSAIGAGGAGLSVRLPWAHGLALAAATYLLLVLGVWLLAHVTAIVAPTFGGRADRLSAFSLAVHASSAALLGGVFLLLPSLAPLMLVAACYSAYLVFTGLPVLMRSAPQKTVPYTAVIVLAGAVAGLLVSSSMSYFTARGLGSAVITLRTPGGKLNLDANALGAASQQMADAAQRMEAASERQAATAQAPVTGTPPVTGGDPDGGAVPAPALKAALPETLGAFRRTAIEMQGGHMTGRATSNARADYSHDEQRLRIEMLDLGSMSKLMADAGAAVQGERENSQLSERTWQENGRTLHESFRKDGSQAQYTTTLRNGVVVELTGQKMNLDEVKAASSLLDLAMLEGLQRKSGP, translated from the coding sequence ATGACCCTGATCCATCGCATCCAGAAACTGCTGCTCCAGCCCCGCATGGCCTGGCGCCGCATCGAAGAAGAGTCTGTTTCCGCCAGTCGCTTGTGGCGCCAACTGCTGCTGCTGGCCCTCATTCCCGCTGCCAGCGTTGGTATTGGCATGAGCGCCATTGGCGCGGGCGGCGCGGGCTTGAGCGTGCGCCTGCCCTGGGCCCACGGGCTGGCCCTGGCGGCAGCGACCTATCTGCTGCTGGTGCTGGGCGTGTGGCTGCTGGCCCATGTCACCGCCATCGTCGCCCCCACCTTCGGCGGCCGTGCCGACCGCCTGAGCGCCTTCAGCCTGGCCGTGCATGCCAGCAGCGCCGCGTTGCTGGGCGGCGTGTTCCTGTTGCTGCCGAGCCTGGCTCCGCTGATGCTGGTGGCGGCCTGCTACTCGGCCTACCTGGTCTTCACCGGCCTGCCGGTGCTGATGCGCAGCGCACCGCAAAAGACCGTGCCCTACACCGCCGTCATCGTGCTCGCAGGCGCGGTGGCGGGGCTGCTGGTCTCGTCCTCCATGTCCTACTTCACCGCGCGCGGCCTGGGTTCGGCCGTGATCACGCTGCGCACGCCGGGCGGCAAGCTGAATCTGGATGCCAATGCGCTGGGCGCCGCCTCGCAGCAGATGGCTGACGCCGCGCAGCGCATGGAGGCCGCCAGCGAGCGCCAGGCGGCCACGGCGCAGGCGCCGGTCACGGGCACGCCACCGGTCACAGGCGGCGACCCGGACGGGGGCGCCGTGCCCGCGCCGGCATTGAAGGCCGCGCTGCCCGAGACGCTGGGCGCGTTTCGCCGCACCGCCATCGAGATGCAGGGCGGGCACATGACCGGGCGCGCCACCAGCAATGCCCGCGCCGATTACAGCCATGACGAGCAGCGCCTGCGCATCGAGATGCTCGACCTGGGCAGCATGAGCAAGCTCATGGCCGATGCCGGCGCCGCAGTGCAGGGCGAGCGCGAGAACAGCCAACTGTCCGAGCGCACCTGGCAGGAGAACGGCCGCACCCTGCACGAGAGCTTTCGCAAGGACGGCAGCCAGGCCCAGTACACCACCACCCTGCGCAACGGCGTGGTGGTAGAGCTCACTGGCCAGAAGATGAACCTGGACGAGGTCAAGGCCGCATCGAGCCTGCTCGACCTCGCCATGCTGGAGGGGCTGCAGCGCAAGAGCGGGCCATAG
- a CDS encoding GtrA family protein, with protein sequence MRISKQFLIFCVVGTIGFVVDLGVLYGLAPLLGWYGGRVASFWAAATTTWWFNRRITFAAGAAALRGAGIWREYGRYLATMLGGAALNYLAYAATLHWLPGHGGAALGVALGSLAGLSVNFLSARYFVFRRGAQPDDTL encoded by the coding sequence ATGCGCATCAGCAAACAATTCCTGATCTTCTGCGTCGTAGGCACCATCGGCTTCGTTGTCGATCTTGGTGTGCTGTATGGCCTGGCGCCGCTGCTGGGCTGGTATGGCGGCCGGGTGGCCTCGTTCTGGGCGGCGGCTACGACGACCTGGTGGTTCAACCGGCGCATCACCTTTGCGGCGGGCGCCGCCGCGCTGCGGGGCGCCGGCATCTGGCGCGAATATGGGCGCTACCTGGCCACCATGCTGGGCGGAGCGGCGCTGAACTACCTGGCCTATGCCGCCACCCTGCACTGGCTGCCCGGCCATGGCGGCGCCGCGCTGGGCGTGGCGCTGGGGAGCCTGGCAGGGCTGTCGGTGAATTTCCTGAGCGCGCGCTACTTTGTGTTCCGGCGCGGAGCGCAGCCCGACGACACACTATGA
- a CDS encoding YqgE/AlgH family protein translates to MAADSDPINLTHHFLIAMPGLEDESFARSVIYLCEHSARGALGLIINKPSDINLRRLFDKVDLSLRREDLSDTPVFQGGPVQTERGFVLHEPMFAGTESPDELAYASTMTIPGGLEMTTSKDVLEALSTGAGPKRVLVTLGYSSWGEGQLESEIAENSWLTVGADLGVIFDAPVEERYDRALALLGLQSWMISPGAGHA, encoded by the coding sequence ATGGCAGCTGATTCCGATCCCATCAACCTGACGCATCACTTTCTGATTGCCATGCCCGGGCTGGAGGACGAATCCTTCGCGCGCAGCGTCATCTACCTGTGCGAGCACAGCGCCCGTGGCGCGCTGGGCCTGATCATCAACAAACCCAGCGACATCAACCTGCGCCGCCTGTTCGACAAGGTCGATCTGTCGCTGCGGCGCGAGGACCTGTCAGACACGCCCGTGTTCCAGGGCGGCCCGGTGCAGACCGAGCGCGGCTTTGTGCTGCATGAGCCGATGTTCGCCGGCACCGAATCGCCCGACGAATTGGCCTATGCGTCGACCATGACCATCCCCGGCGGCCTGGAGATGACCACCTCCAAGGATGTGCTGGAGGCGCTGTCCACCGGTGCCGGCCCCAAGCGCGTGCTGGTCACGCTGGGCTACTCGTCCTGGGGCGAGGGCCAACTGGAGAGCGAGATCGCCGAGAACAGCTGGCTCACCGTGGGCGCTGATTTGGGCGTGATCTTTGATGCGCCGGTGGAAGAGCGCTATGACCGCGCGCTGGCCTTGCTCGGGCTGCAGAGCTGGATGATCTCGCCGGGCGCGGGGCACGCTTGA
- the ruvX gene encoding Holliday junction resolvase RuvX → MRGQSCAREPASTASSVTDAPSVPAHFQSFLGLDYGQKRTGVATGNRLLKTATPQGSVKAEGDARFAPLEAWIREWQPDALVIGVPFHPDGAEHENTRRARRFARQLRGRFGLPVYEVDERYSTTEALSAGAKDADAASACIILEQFLRSLE, encoded by the coding sequence ATGCGGGGCCAAAGTTGCGCCCGTGAACCTGCCAGTACTGCATCCTCTGTGACCGACGCCCCTTCCGTCCCCGCGCATTTCCAGAGCTTTCTCGGCCTTGACTACGGCCAGAAGCGCACGGGCGTGGCCACCGGCAACCGCCTGCTCAAGACCGCCACGCCGCAGGGCTCGGTGAAGGCCGAGGGCGACGCGCGCTTCGCCCCGCTGGAGGCCTGGATTCGTGAGTGGCAGCCTGACGCATTGGTGATCGGCGTGCCTTTCCACCCCGATGGCGCCGAGCACGAAAACACCCGCCGCGCGCGCCGCTTTGCGCGCCAGTTGCGCGGCCGCTTTGGCCTGCCGGTGTACGAGGTGGACGAGCGCTACAGCACCACCGAGGCCTTGTCCGCCGGTGCCAAGGATGCTGACGCGGCCTCGGCCTGCATCATCCTCGAACAGTTCCTGAGGAGCCTCGAATGA
- a CDS encoding I78 family peptidase inhibitor, producing MTRGIHMPRSLLACLALVFSVQGCAFHKPPISVPPEVDVIGDATVCDAANVQFAVGKTVDARLGEEARARAHAKVVRVLRPGQIVTLEFSASRLTLDADEHGVVTRARCG from the coding sequence ATGACCCGAGGAATCCACATGCCGCGTTCTCTTCTTGCATGCCTGGCGCTGGTGTTCAGCGTCCAGGGCTGCGCCTTCCACAAGCCGCCGATCTCCGTTCCGCCGGAAGTGGACGTCATCGGTGACGCGACCGTGTGCGACGCCGCCAACGTCCAGTTCGCCGTGGGCAAGACGGTGGACGCGCGCCTGGGCGAAGAGGCCCGCGCCCGCGCCCATGCCAAGGTGGTGCGGGTGCTGCGCCCGGGGCAGATCGTGACGCTGGAGTTCAGTGCCTCACGCCTGACGCTGGATGCGGACGAGCACGGCGTGGTGACCCGCGCCCGTTGCGGCTAG